A window of Scophthalmus maximus strain ysfricsl-2021 chromosome 10, ASM2237912v1, whole genome shotgun sequence contains these coding sequences:
- the LOC118283440 gene encoding coiled-coil domain-containing protein 6 encodes MADSASESDTDGAGSSSAAPMSTSASNSGKPSIVISQFRLEELTNRLASLQQENKVLKIELETFKLKCKALQEENRDLRKASVTIQARAEQEEEFISNTLFKKIQALQKEKETLAVNYEKEEEFLTNELSRKLMQLQHEKAELEQHLEQEQEFQVNKLMKKIKKMENETISKQLTLEQLRREKIDLENTLEQEQEALVNRLWKRMDKLEAEKRILQEKLDQPVSAPPSPRDVSMEIDSPENMMRHIRFLKNEVERLKKSLRTTELQHTEKRAQYIEEERHMREENIRLQRKLQREMERREALCRQLSESESSLEMDDERYFNEMSAQGLRARTVSSPIPYTPSPSSSRPISPGLSYGSHTVGFTPPATLSRAAISHYNTPALHVHGGSSHAVARPSPRRSTSPDKFKRPTPPPSPNTHSGAVQAQPPLPPPAQPMVQSMSSPAAMSQHAAAAAQQPPSQP; translated from the exons ATGGCGGACAGCGCGAGCGAGAGCGACACCGACGGAGCGGGCAGCAGCTCGGCCGCCCCGATGTCGACGTCCGCATCCAACTCGGGGAAACCGAGCATCGTCATTTCACAGTTCCGCCTGGAGGAGCTGACGAACCGCCTGGCCTCCCTGCAGCAGGAGAATAAAGTTCTCAAAATTGAGCTGGAGACGTTCAAACTCAAGTGCAAagccctgcaggaggagaatcGGGACCTCCGCAAAGCTAGCGTCACCATT CAAGCGAGagcggagcaggaggaagaattTATCAGCAACACCTTATTCAAGAAGATCCAGGCCCtccagaaggagaaggagaccTTGGCAGTCAACtatgaaaaggaagaggaattTCTCACCAATGAGCTGTCAAGGAAACTCATGCAA CTCCAGCATGAGAAGGCAGAGTTGGAGCAGCActtggagcaggagcaggagttCCAGGTTAACAAACTAATGAAAAAGATCAAGAagatggaaaatgaaaccaTCTCAAAGCAGCTAACACTGGAACAG TTAAGGCGGGAGAAGATCGACCTTGAGAACACATTAGAGCAGGAACAAGAAGCGCTGGTCAACAGGCTGTGGAAACGGATGGACAAATTGGAGGCTGAGAAAAG AATCCTTCAGGAGAAGTTGGACCAGCCTgtctcagctcctccctctccgAGAGATGTTTCCATGGAGATCGACTCACCGGAGAACATGATGCGGCATATCCGCTTCCTGAAGAACGAGGTGGAGAGGCTTAAGAAAAGCCTGCGCACCACTGAGCTGCAGC ACACAGAGAAGCGTGCACAGTACATAGAGGAGGAGCGACACATGAGGGAGGAGAACATCCGGCTGCAGAGGAAGCttcagagagagatggagcgcAGGGAGGCCCTGTGCAGACAACTGTCAGAGAGTGAATCCAGCCTGGAGATGGACGATGAGAG gtACTTCAATGAGATGTCTGCTCAGGGCCTGCGAGCAAGGACCGTGTCCAGCCCCATCCCCtacaccccctcccccagctCCAGCCGACCCATATCACCTG GTCTCTCATATGGCAGCCACACAGTTGGCTTCACTCCTCCAGCCACACTGTCCAGAGCTGCCATCTCCCACTACAACACTCCTGCCCTGCACGTCCACGGAGGCTCCTCTCACGCCGTAGCA AGGCCCTCCCCAAGAAGAAGCACCAGCCCCGACAAATTCAAACGACCAAcgcccccaccctcccccaaCACGCACTCAGGGGCCGTGCAGGCTCAGCCTCCGCTGCCCCCACCAGCGCAGCCCATGGTCCAGTCCATGTCCTCCCCGGCAGCCATGTCGCAGCACGCAGCCGCAGCAGCGCAGCAGCCTCCCTCCCAGCCTTAA
- the LOC118283439 gene encoding monocarboxylate transporter 9-like, translating into MAPSTKVLDGGWGWAIVVASFMAQLLAYGSPQSVGVLYPEWLHAFQEGKGTTAWVGSLVAGVGLVASPVCSACVDNFGARPVTIFSGVMVAGGLMLSAFAPNVQFLIFSYGIVVGLGCGLVYAATLTITCQYFDKRRGLALGIVTTGTSVGAFIYATAQNELIVLYGLNGCLLIIGALALNIMACAGFMRPLYMPRYYLKQKAALERDTEEQLFEKPQTNELNTTTGSTSTSPEKTLTAKELLITIHTKDLAIQTEKQKGSFLSGLAIMKVIKKKQQAYSRYMHSMYEILQDQAMVAFCFAVFLFSLGAFPPVLFIEDVAQSEGLIEGVSVIPLVSIGAIATCVGKLVLGILVDIRWINSIYLYAFTMFAGGVVLLLLPITKTYMGLQILSALLGFFSGNWSLTSYITTKIVGLDRLTQAHGILMFFGGLGIMLGPPIVGWFFDWTQSYDLAFYFSGSCVLLGGFILSVLTLPCWNRKPSENHRPEVNYTSNCDKVASVA; encoded by the exons ATGGCTCCTTCTACTAAGGTGCTGGACGGAGGCTGGGGATGGGCTATTGTTGTGGCCTCTTTCATGGCCCAGCTCCTGGCCTACGGATCACCGCAGTCTGTGGGCGTTCTCTACCCCGAGTGGCTTCATGCCTTCCAGGAGGGCAAGGGCACGACGGCCTGGGTGGGCTCCCTTGTGGCTGGAGTGGGACTCGTAGCCA gTCCGGTCTGCAGTGCCTGTGTGGACAACTTTGGGGCCCGTCCCGTGACAATCTTCAGTGGTGTCATGGTGGCAGGTGGCCTGATGCTCAGTGCATTTGCTCCCAATGTGCAGTTCCTCATTTTTTCCTATGGGATTGTGGTTG GCCTGGGTTGTGGTCTGGTGTACGCAGCCACTTTGACAATCACCTGCCAGTATTTTGACAAGAGACGCGGCCTTGCCTTGGGCATCGTCACCACAG GCACAAGTGTTGGAGCGTTCATCTACGCCACCGCTCAGAATGAGCTGATTGTGTTGTATGGCCTGAATGGCTGCCTGCTAATCATCGGTGCTTTGGCACTGAACATCATGGCCTGCGCCGGCTTCATGAGGCCCCTTTACATGCCACGGTACTACCTCAAACAGAAGGCCGCCCTGGAGCGcgacacagaggagcagctctTTGAGAAGCCGCAGACGAATGAGCTGAATACAACAACAGGCTCCACCTCAACCAGTCCAGAGAAAACTCTGACGGCGAAGGAGTTGCTCATCACCATCCACACCAAGGACTTGGCCATTcagacagagaagcagaaaggGAGCTTCCTGTCTGGGTTGGCCATCATGAAAGTCAtcaagaagaagcagcaggctTACTCCAGGTACATGCACTCCATGTATGAGATCCTGCAGGACCAAGCCATGGTGGCATTCTGTTTTGCTGTATTCCTGTTCAGCCTGGGGGCGTTCCCTCCTGTGCTCTTTATAGAGGACGTGGCCCAGAGTGAGGGGCTCATTGAAGGAGTCAGTGTCATCCCTTTGGTATCAATAGGGGCCATCGCCACTTGTGTGGGTAAACTCGTGCTTGGTATCCTGGTGGACATCAGATGGATCAACAGCATCTATCTGTACGCCTTCACCATGTTCGCAGGAGGTGTGgtgctcctccttctccctatCACCAAGACCTACATGGGACTGCAGATCCTGTCTGCTCTGCTGGGCTTCTTCTCTGGAAACTGGTCCCTCACCTCCTACATCACCACTAAGATTGTCGGCTTGGACAGACTAACCCAGGCCCACGGAATCCTCATGTTCTTCGGGGGGCTTGGGATCATGCTCGGACCCCCTATTGTAG GCTGGTTCTTTGACTGGACACAGTCGTATGATTTGGCGTTCTACTTCAGTGGGAGCTGTGTTCTGCTGGGAGGATTCATTCTCTCTGTGCTTACCCTTCCCTGCTGGAACAGGAAGCCCTCTGAGAACCACAGACCAGAAGTCAATTACACCAGCAACTGTGACAAAGTTGCCTCCGTAGCCTGA